One SAR202 cluster bacterium genomic region harbors:
- a CDS encoding HU family DNA-binding protein has translation MAARKNSVLRKSDLTGAVATKLGGSKAQGEAALNAVIESIQDALRKGDRVVLTGFGSFSVRTVKARKVKPIRGGRAGALITVPSHKRVGFTAGADLNKAAQGKK, from the coding sequence ATGGCTGCAAGAAAGAATAGCGTTCTCAGGAAGAGTGACCTCACCGGCGCTGTGGCAACCAAGCTTGGCGGGTCCAAGGCGCAGGGCGAGGCGGCCCTGAATGCGGTCATTGAGAGCATTCAGGATGCGCTGAGGAAGGGTGACCGGGTGGTACTCACCGGCTTCGGCTCCTTCTCCGTACGAACGGTCAAGGCGCGGAAGGTCAAGCCAATCCGCGGCGGCAGGGCCGGCGCGCTCATCACGGTCCCCTCCCACAAGAGGGTCGGCTTCACCGCCGGCGCCGATCTGAACAAGGCGGCGCAGGGCAAGAAGTAA
- a CDS encoding PDZ domain-containing protein, translating into MAIAIGSPFRNFNSVSVGVVSGTRRSTENISTRRPITDLVQTDAALNPGNSGGPLLDANGLVVGVNTAVRVQNSVQIGVGLAIPSNTVVGLLDQLKVAGDVRRPYIGISGESLTREVARSLGLDTDAGILVRSVVAGSPAERADLRGLEISPVRRLGDIVTAVDGRSVASVEEMVSYFNGLKPGDEVVLTVLRDNHSRQVPIVLDPWPDDLQQDR; encoded by the coding sequence ATGGCTATTGCGATCGGTAGCCCATTCAGGAATTTCAACTCAGTGAGCGTCGGTGTTGTCAGTGGGACCCGGCGTAGCACGGAAAACATTTCCACTCGCCGCCCGATAACGGACCTGGTGCAAACGGACGCCGCCCTGAACCCCGGCAACTCCGGGGGGCCGCTGCTGGACGCCAATGGTCTTGTTGTCGGAGTGAACACAGCCGTGCGGGTCCAGAACTCGGTCCAGATAGGTGTCGGCCTGGCTATTCCAAGCAACACGGTTGTTGGGCTGCTGGACCAGCTAAAGGTGGCTGGTGATGTTCGTCGGCCTTACATCGGCATTAGCGGCGAGTCTCTTACACGCGAGGTGGCACGCAGTCTGGGACTGGACACTGACGCCGGCATCCTGGTCCGCAGCGTTGTTGCAGGCAGCCCCGCCGAGAGAGCCGACCTCCGTGGCCTTGAGATAAGCCCGGTGAGGCGGTTAGGTGATATCGTCACCGCCGTGGATGGGCGAAGTGTCGCTTCCGTGGAGGAGATGGTCAGTTACTTTAACGGTCTTAAGCCAGGCGACGAGGTGGTCCTCACCGTCCTCAGGGACAACCACTCACGCCAGGTCCCCATCGTCCTCGATCCATGGCCGGACGACCTGCAGCAAGACAGGTAG
- a CDS encoding FHA domain-containing protein — protein MQQRGRRQPATTLRSSRRRMTLSEHPVITISRGGAILMAVPMRKLKMSIGRSLANDVVLVEPGISRSHVEIERTPSGYIIRQVTTLGSIAVNGRRLDESEAVINTGDAISIGETGVEITLSLGVSQDLPVSPAPQLELKPATLPAPPIAIEVAAEAAEFKPPAPPEAAGKPPASAPDVQRSASDRLYEGSVLLDVRAEGKIDSVMSFVRQLRKSPDMRFMRMVNRPGGVEITLGVRQPIPVKRIIEAIEDVSVVEADMSQGTSGESRFLVELGRRA, from the coding sequence ATGCAGCAACGCGGGCGTAGACAGCCTGCAACCACTCTTCGTTCTTCCCGGAGGCGCATGACCCTATCGGAGCACCCAGTCATCACCATAAGTCGAGGCGGCGCAATCCTGATGGCCGTTCCTATGCGCAAGCTGAAAATGTCGATCGGGCGGAGCCTGGCGAACGATGTTGTCCTGGTGGAACCGGGAATATCCCGCTCGCATGTTGAAATCGAAAGAACGCCGTCCGGTTACATCATCAGGCAGGTCACGACTCTGGGGTCGATTGCCGTCAACGGGCGCCGGCTGGACGAGTCTGAAGCGGTCATCAACACCGGAGACGCCATATCAATCGGCGAAACCGGCGTGGAAATCACCCTGAGCCTGGGCGTTTCCCAGGACTTGCCGGTCAGCCCGGCCCCACAACTCGAACTGAAACCGGCCACATTGCCTGCTCCCCCCATAGCAATTGAGGTAGCTGCGGAGGCTGCCGAGTTCAAGCCACCCGCGCCTCCCGAGGCTGCCGGCAAGCCTCCGGCTTCCGCGCCGGACGTGCAAAGAAGCGCCTCGGACAGGCTCTACGAAGGCTCTGTCCTCCTGGATGTGAGGGCCGAAGGTAAGATCGATTCGGTGATGTCATTCGTACGCCAGCTCCGAAAGAGCCCGGACATGCGCTTCATGCGCATGGTCAACCGGCCCGGCGGCGTCGAGATAACACTCGGAGTGCGTCAGCCAATTCCCGTAAAGCGGATAATTGAAGCAATAGAAGATGTATCCGTTGTGGAAGCCGACATGTCCCAGGGGACGTCGGGCGAGTCGAGGTTCCTGGTGGAACTCGGGCGCAGGGCCTGA